GCTGGAGACAGCGCAGGGGCGCCCGCTGGTCAACAGCGTCACGGGCGAGGAAGATCGACTGGAAACGGTCCTGCCGCTGATCAAGAAATACGATGTTCCGGTTGTCGCGATCAGCAATGACGACACGGGCATCAGCGAAGACCCCGATGTCCGCTTTGCCGTCGCGCGCAAGATCGTCCAGCGCGCCGCCGATTTCGGCATCCCGGCCCATGATATCGTTGTGGATCCGCTGGTCATGCCGGTCGGCGCCATGGCCACGGCCGGACGGCAGGTGTTCTCCCTTGTCCGCCGTCTGCGCGAGGAACTGGGCGTGAATACCACCTGCGGGGCCAGCAATATCAGCTTTGGCCTGCCCCATCGCCACGGGGTCAATGCCGCCTTCCTGCCCATGGCCATCGGAGCGGGCATGACCAGCGCCATCATGAACCCCGTACGCATGGTCGAGATGGAGGCCATCCGCGCTGCCAATCTGCTGATGGACCATGACCCCAATGGCGGCGAATGGATCCGCTTTGCGCGCGTGATCGAGGCGGTCGAACAGGGCGCCAGCTTTGCCGAGGCCAGCAAGGATGCCTCGTCCACTGCGGGCAGTGGACGTCGTGGCGGGCGCAGATCGCGTTCGGCTAAAGGCTGATGATACGGTCGGCCAGCCGCATTTCGGCTGGCCGATGCGCCGCGATCAGGATTGCGCAATCGGGCAACCAGTCGCGCAATCCACGCAGAACCCTTTCGGCAGTTGCTGCATCCAGCCCCTCGGTCGGCTCATCCAGCAACAGGATGTCGGGCCGCTGGATCAACACCCGCGCAAGCGCCAGTCGCCGATATTCGCCACCTGACAGGCCGGAACCGCCCTCTCCCAATTGGTAATCCAGCGCGACCGGCAGCGCGCAAACCGCCAGAACAGCGTCTTTGTCGTGATCATCGCTGTCCGGCGCGGCAAAATGCAGCGCGTCCCGCAGGCTGCCGGCCATCAAGGCGGGCCGTTGGGGCAGATAGCCCAGTCTTCCGTCCCGGCAGATTTGACCGCCATCGAGGGGCAGCAAACCGGAAATCGCGTTCAGAAGCGTCGTCTTGCCCGATCCGCTGGGGCCAGTCAGGGCGACGGTCTCTCCCGGCGCGACGGAGAGGGTGAATTGGTGGATGACAGGCGCAGCACCGGGCATCGGTCTGACGGAGACATACTTCAACTGCAACCCGCCGCCTGCGACCCGCAACGAGGGCTGGGCGGGCACCTGCTCAGGCTGGGGCTGCAGGGCCGG
This is a stretch of genomic DNA from Paracoccus seriniphilus. It encodes these proteins:
- a CDS encoding methyltetrahydrofolate cobalamin methyltransferase encodes the protein MTRTVLQSATKTATIGFDEPFCVIGERINPTGRKKLAAELEAGDFSTVERDAVLQVACGAMVLDVNAGVVYNSNPDPNITEPPLMRRVIELVQGLVDVPLCIDSSVPAALEAGLETAQGRPLVNSVTGEEDRLETVLPLIKKYDVPVVAISNDDTGISEDPDVRFAVARKIVQRAADFGIPAHDIVVDPLVMPVGAMATAGRQVFSLVRRLREELGVNTTCGASNISFGLPHRHGVNAAFLPMAIGAGMTSAIMNPVRMVEMEAIRAANLLMDHDPNGGEWIRFARVIEAVEQGASFAEASKDASSTAGSGRRGGRRSRSAKG